A region of Streptomyces halobius DNA encodes the following proteins:
- a CDS encoding ArnT family glycosyltransferase, producing MDHGVELQPRPADHIPSARPSRTPRRALPWLAGVALAFVAVQLVLVVPGSGLGWDEIVYVSQVQPGTPTAFFSAPRARGISYLVAPVAALTASTTALRVYLAVLSGLGLFLALWVWRRLVPPPVLGCAGLLFASLWVTLFYGPRAMPNLWCALGALAATGWFLRAARARADRAALVGVGAALAFVTVLRPTDGVGLAAPLLVAAVVVRPWRRFALPAVLVAGIVVGAAPWVVEAYLSYGGLTARMDRASEIQGGMGWHIAVDDQVRSLGGRTLCRPCGGEWTHPWTAVWWFALPVLAACGVACARIARRGSIALLAVAAAVTLAWPYLFSIDYAAPRFLLPAYALLALPVAECVVWCFTRVRPAPRTVAGAAMALGLVGHLAVQFAVLTQVDGRSRARHQDLTAIGAQLERQGVRPPCVVTGEQAIPVAYYTGCTSRQLDGHDESITQRQLLGLGRRMPLVVITKSTQAPPSFARDWHPSGIPDGYLAWISPRPS from the coding sequence ATGGACCACGGCGTGGAGTTGCAGCCGCGGCCCGCGGACCACATACCGAGTGCGCGGCCGAGCCGGACGCCGCGCCGGGCGCTCCCCTGGCTGGCGGGTGTGGCGCTGGCCTTCGTCGCGGTGCAGCTCGTGCTGGTGGTGCCGGGGTCCGGTCTGGGCTGGGACGAGATCGTCTATGTGAGTCAGGTCCAGCCCGGGACACCCACGGCGTTCTTCTCCGCGCCCCGGGCGCGTGGGATCTCCTACCTCGTGGCTCCGGTTGCCGCGCTGACCGCCTCCACGACCGCGCTCCGGGTGTATCTCGCCGTCCTGTCCGGCCTCGGTCTCTTTCTCGCCCTGTGGGTGTGGCGGCGGCTCGTCCCGCCCCCTGTTCTCGGCTGCGCGGGACTGCTGTTCGCCAGTTTGTGGGTGACCCTGTTCTACGGGCCGCGCGCCATGCCCAATCTGTGGTGTGCGCTGGGGGCGCTGGCCGCGACGGGCTGGTTTCTGCGCGCGGCGAGGGCGCGGGCGGACCGCGCGGCGCTCGTCGGGGTGGGGGCGGCGCTGGCGTTCGTGACGGTCCTGCGGCCGACCGACGGCGTCGGGCTCGCGGCCCCGTTGCTGGTGGCCGCCGTCGTGGTGCGGCCGTGGCGGCGCTTCGCCCTGCCTGCCGTGCTGGTGGCGGGAATCGTGGTGGGCGCGGCGCCCTGGGTCGTCGAGGCTTATCTCTCGTACGGCGGGCTGACGGCCCGAATGGACCGGGCCAGTGAGATCCAGGGCGGCATGGGCTGGCATATCGCCGTGGATGACCAGGTCCGCAGTCTGGGCGGGCGGACGCTGTGCCGTCCGTGCGGCGGCGAGTGGACGCACCCATGGACTGCGGTGTGGTGGTTCGCGCTGCCCGTCCTGGCCGCGTGCGGCGTCGCCTGCGCCAGAATCGCGCGCCGGGGCTCCATCGCGCTGCTGGCCGTGGCGGCCGCGGTCACCCTGGCGTGGCCGTACCTCTTCTCCATCGACTACGCGGCACCGCGCTTTCTGCTGCCGGCCTATGCGCTGCTGGCCCTGCCCGTGGCGGAGTGCGTGGTGTGGTGTTTCACCCGCGTGCGCCCGGCCCCGCGCACCGTGGCCGGCGCCGCGATGGCGCTGGGCCTGGTCGGCCACCTGGCGGTGCAGTTCGCGGTGTTGACCCAGGTGGACGGCCGCAGCCGGGCCCGGCACCAGGATCTGACGGCGATCGGCGCCCAGCTGGAGCGCCAGGGCGTGCGTCCGCCCTGCGTCGTCACCGGTGAGCAGGCCATCCCCGTCGCGTACTACACGGGATGTACCTCACGCCAGCTCGACGGCCACGACGAGAGCATCACCCAGCGGCAGTTGCTCGGTCTGGGCCGGCGGATGCCGCTGGTGGTCATCACGAAGAGCACACAGGCTCCGCCGTCGTTCGCCCGCGACTGGCACCCGTCCGGGATACCGGACGGCTACCTCGCGTGGATCTCTCCCCGGCCGTCATGA
- a CDS encoding ArsR/SmtB family transcription factor, protein MGHGVVTPAENAVPRKRLDPASAARVATTLQALATPSRLLILARLREGPLPATELAAEVGMEQSACSHQLRLLRNLGLVVGERHGRSVVYALHDNHVAELLDQALYHVEHLQLGLTDTPAAPTTAVDRAQRS, encoded by the coding sequence ATGGGCCATGGAGTCGTCACCCCCGCCGAGAACGCCGTCCCGCGCAAGCGCCTCGATCCGGCCAGTGCCGCGAGGGTCGCCACCACGCTCCAGGCCCTTGCCACGCCGTCCCGGCTGCTGATCCTGGCCAGGCTGCGCGAGGGCCCGCTGCCGGCCACCGAGCTGGCCGCCGAAGTCGGCATGGAACAGTCCGCCTGCTCCCACCAGCTGCGACTGCTGCGCAACCTCGGCCTCGTCGTCGGCGAGCGGCACGGCCGCTCGGTGGTCTACGCCCTGCACGACAACCATGTCGCCGAACTCCTCGACCAGGCGCTCTACCACGTCGAACACCTGCAACTCGGCCTCACCGACACACCGGCCGCGCCGACGACGGCCGTTGACCGAGCACAGCGCTCATGA
- a CDS encoding heavy metal translocating P-type ATPase, whose protein sequence is MRKTTAPRRRTRVFTLPEARWATAALALFLMALPLQLLGADAWTWVPLYALTYATGGWEPGWAGLKALREKTLDVDLLMIVAALGAAAIGQVMDGALLIVIFASSGALEALATARTADSVRGLLDLAPATATRITDGGMEETVPAEALTIGDTVVIRPGERVGADGRVLDGASEVDQATITGEPLPVTKETGDEVFAGTVNGTGALRVRVERDAADSVIARIVAMVEEASRTKAPTQLFIEKVEQTYSVGMVAATLALFVLPLAFGADLRPTLLRAMTFMIVASPCAVVLATMPPLLSAIANAGRHGVLVKSAVVMERLGQVDAVALDKTGTLTAGIPHVTDIQPLAGSRLHEDTLLALAAAAEHPSEHPLGRAVVDAARLRDLDIPTATDFTAAPGLGVSATIDGTRIAVGSPARLLDGLTGQLTEGAEAAAVLESAGRTAVLVTVDGTPVGVLGIADRVRPDAVGTVRGLAALTGRPPVLVTGDNPRAAAQLAAVVGISDVRAGLLPPDKVTAVREWESTGRKVMVVGDGVNDAPALAAAHTGIAMGRVGSDLALETADMVVVRDELAAIPTVMALSRRSRKLVTQNLVIAGVFITGLAIWDLAGHLPLPLGVAGHEGSTILVGLNGLRLLRDAAWRRAAASCGDDRDADKVTAGEASQP, encoded by the coding sequence ATCCGGAAAACCACGGCGCCCCGGCGCCGCACCCGGGTGTTCACACTGCCGGAGGCCCGCTGGGCCACGGCCGCCCTGGCGCTGTTCCTGATGGCGCTGCCCCTGCAGTTGCTCGGGGCCGACGCATGGACCTGGGTGCCGCTCTACGCACTCACCTACGCCACCGGCGGCTGGGAACCCGGCTGGGCCGGTCTCAAGGCCCTGCGGGAGAAGACGCTGGATGTGGACCTGCTGATGATCGTCGCGGCCCTCGGGGCGGCGGCGATCGGCCAGGTCATGGACGGCGCACTGCTGATCGTCATCTTCGCGAGCTCCGGTGCCCTGGAGGCCCTCGCGACCGCACGTACCGCCGACTCGGTGCGCGGCCTGCTCGACCTGGCCCCGGCCACCGCCACCCGGATCACCGACGGCGGCATGGAGGAAACCGTGCCCGCCGAGGCGCTGACGATCGGCGACACCGTGGTGATCCGGCCCGGCGAGCGGGTGGGCGCCGACGGCCGGGTGCTGGACGGGGCGAGCGAGGTCGACCAGGCGACGATCACCGGCGAACCCCTGCCGGTGACGAAGGAGACCGGGGACGAGGTGTTCGCGGGCACCGTCAACGGCACCGGCGCCCTGCGGGTGCGTGTGGAGCGGGACGCGGCGGATTCGGTGATCGCCCGCATCGTGGCCATGGTCGAGGAAGCCTCCCGCACCAAGGCACCCACCCAGCTGTTCATCGAGAAGGTCGAACAGACCTATAGCGTCGGCATGGTCGCGGCCACCCTCGCACTGTTCGTCCTGCCGCTGGCCTTCGGCGCCGATCTGCGGCCCACCCTGCTGCGCGCGATGACCTTCATGATCGTCGCCTCGCCGTGCGCGGTGGTACTGGCCACCATGCCGCCGCTGCTGTCCGCGATCGCCAACGCCGGCCGCCACGGCGTGCTGGTCAAGTCCGCCGTCGTCATGGAGCGCCTCGGCCAGGTCGACGCCGTCGCCCTCGACAAGACCGGCACCCTCACCGCGGGCATCCCCCACGTCACGGATATCCAGCCCCTGGCCGGCAGCAGGCTGCACGAGGACACCCTGCTGGCCCTCGCGGCGGCCGCCGAGCACCCCAGCGAGCACCCGCTCGGCCGCGCCGTCGTCGACGCCGCCCGCCTCCGCGACCTGGACATCCCCACCGCGACGGACTTCACCGCCGCCCCGGGCCTGGGCGTCAGCGCCACCATTGACGGGACGAGGATCGCGGTCGGCAGCCCGGCCCGGCTGCTGGACGGCCTGACCGGGCAGCTCACCGAGGGCGCCGAGGCGGCCGCCGTCCTGGAGAGCGCGGGACGCACCGCGGTTCTGGTCACCGTGGACGGCACCCCGGTGGGCGTTCTCGGCATCGCCGACCGTGTGCGCCCCGACGCCGTCGGCACCGTCCGTGGCCTGGCCGCCCTGACCGGCCGCCCGCCGGTCCTGGTCACCGGCGACAACCCCCGCGCCGCCGCCCAACTGGCCGCCGTAGTAGGCATCTCCGACGTCCGAGCGGGACTTCTTCCCCCGGACAAGGTCACCGCGGTACGGGAGTGGGAGTCCACGGGCCGGAAGGTCATGGTGGTCGGTGACGGAGTCAACGACGCCCCCGCGCTGGCCGCCGCCCATACCGGCATCGCCATGGGCCGCGTCGGCTCCGACCTCGCCCTGGAGACCGCCGACATGGTCGTGGTACGCGACGAACTGGCCGCGATCCCCACCGTCATGGCGCTCTCCCGCCGGTCCCGCAAGCTGGTGACGCAGAACCTGGTCATCGCCGGGGTGTTCATCACCGGACTGGCCATCTGGGATCTGGCCGGGCACCTGCCGCTGCCGCTGGGAGTCGCCGGACACGAGGGCTCCACCATTCTCGTCGGCCTCAACGGCCTCCGTCTGCTGCGGGACGCCGCCTGGCGCCGTGCCGCGGCGTCCTGCGGGGACGACAGGGATGCCGACAAGGTGACGGCGGGTGAGGCATCGCAGCCGTAA
- a CDS encoding GTP-binding protein, whose amino-acid sequence MPKSLLSVVAGNTPDVRGKAVDHLLRRSPHAVVLAVSIQGRDGGYPFVQRFVSGVDAGPRGSVVRGTTGDPVVVLRQDLLTLRRGARPPHVVLTLPEELDVLPFLVELWRPRIGASALGDHYDPAPLMVALDPASFLADIGCVHRAVALWNGIDRTAPLTPAEVAARQVEAADVLIVPGAGPSDERWDPSDERRAGGVAALAGHLNPSATLLPHAAHESGTGATGPAALTRPAPRGTIEEWRARLEPVTVRRPRRGIERSVESVLWRARRPLHPARLADALADVMSGVVRSRGHLWLSSRPGSVVTWRSAGPHLELRETDRWLELGDEHAWRSASPQRRTMASWFWHDYYGERRNEIVFTGIDLDRDRLRSALDAALLNDAELSLGPDGWAGIPDPLLADPS is encoded by the coding sequence GTGCCCAAGAGCCTGTTGAGTGTGGTGGCCGGCAACACCCCGGACGTGCGGGGCAAGGCGGTCGACCATCTGCTGCGCCGCTCGCCCCACGCCGTGGTACTGGCCGTGTCGATCCAGGGCCGGGACGGCGGGTATCCGTTCGTGCAGCGCTTTGTCTCCGGTGTCGATGCCGGGCCGAGGGGGTCCGTTGTGCGGGGCACCACCGGCGACCCGGTGGTCGTCCTCCGCCAGGACCTGCTCACCCTCCGACGCGGCGCACGCCCGCCCCATGTCGTCCTCACCCTCCCGGAAGAGCTCGATGTGCTGCCTTTTCTGGTGGAGTTGTGGCGTCCGCGCATCGGAGCGAGTGCGCTGGGAGACCATTACGATCCGGCGCCGCTCATGGTCGCCCTCGATCCGGCGTCATTCCTGGCCGACATCGGGTGTGTGCACCGCGCCGTCGCCTTGTGGAACGGCATCGACCGCACTGCCCCCTTGACCCCCGCAGAGGTCGCCGCCCGTCAGGTGGAGGCCGCAGATGTGCTGATCGTGCCCGGCGCAGGGCCTTCGGACGAGCGGTGGGATCCTTCGGACGAACGGCGGGCGGGCGGAGTCGCCGCGCTGGCAGGGCACTTGAACCCGTCGGCCACACTCCTGCCGCACGCCGCGCACGAATCCGGCACCGGTGCAACCGGGCCGGCCGCCCTCACCCGGCCCGCGCCGCGGGGAACCATCGAGGAATGGCGGGCGAGACTGGAGCCGGTGACCGTACGCCGCCCTCGCCGTGGCATCGAGCGGAGCGTGGAGTCGGTGCTGTGGCGGGCCCGGCGTCCACTGCATCCAGCGCGGCTGGCGGACGCCCTCGCCGACGTGATGTCCGGTGTGGTGCGCAGCCGTGGACACCTGTGGCTGTCCAGCCGCCCCGGGTCGGTGGTGACCTGGCGCTCGGCCGGTCCCCACCTGGAACTCCGGGAAACGGACCGCTGGCTGGAGCTCGGCGATGAGCACGCCTGGCGGAGCGCCTCCCCGCAACGACGCACGATGGCCTCATGGTTCTGGCACGACTACTACGGCGAACGCCGCAACGAGATCGTCTTCACCGGCATCGACCTCGACCGCGACCGGCTGCGCTCGGCCCTTGATGCGGCCCTGCTCAACGATGCGGAACTCTCTCTCGGCCCCGATGGATGGGCCGGTATCCCGGACCCCTTGCTCGCCGATCCCTCCTGA
- a CDS encoding 50S ribosomal protein L32 encodes MAVRKRKISRSNTRHRRGEWQATTPRLRPVTVDGSAYSVPRRVAAAYERALPRPEDSGS; translated from the coding sequence ATGGCCGTTCGCAAGCGGAAGATATCCCGCAGCAACACCCGTCATCGCCGCGGCGAGTGGCAGGCCACCACGCCACGGCTCAGGCCGGTCACCGTCGACGGTTCCGCCTACTCGGTGCCCCGGCGGGTGGCCGCGGCGTATGAGCGCGCCCTGCCCCGCCCTGAGGACTCCGGGTCCTGA
- a CDS encoding MmcQ/YjbR family DNA-binding protein, giving the protein MADSDDVRRIALSLPETVEKIAWGMPTFRGAGKMFITVPDDETSFAVRCPIHERKELIAAEPEKFWVPPHEASSHWVRVRLAALEDMDELRDILVDSWKQAAPPRLLNAFPGTD; this is encoded by the coding sequence ATGGCCGATTCCGATGACGTCCGGCGTATCGCACTGTCCCTGCCGGAGACGGTGGAGAAGATCGCCTGGGGCATGCCCACCTTCCGGGGCGCGGGGAAGATGTTCATCACGGTTCCCGACGATGAGACCTCGTTCGCGGTGCGGTGCCCGATCCACGAGCGGAAGGAGCTGATCGCGGCGGAACCGGAGAAGTTCTGGGTGCCGCCGCATGAGGCGAGTTCCCACTGGGTGCGGGTGCGGCTGGCCGCGCTGGAGGACATGGACGAGCTGCGGGACATCCTCGTGGACTCCTGGAAGCAGGCGGCTCCGCCGCGGCTGCTGAACGCCTTTCCCGGGACGGACTGA
- a CDS encoding cyclic nucleotide-binding domain-containing protein, giving the protein MTNATRLLVALPAAHRDRLMTLAHQVGFDQDARIFEEGATADRFWVLRSGSVSLDLQVPGRRRVAVATLGPGDLLGWSWLFPPYKWDFGAEAFSPVRAYEFEGAAVRALCEAEPALGLELVRTITEILAHRLVATRTKLIDHMATHRTAMP; this is encoded by the coding sequence ATGACCAACGCGACGCGCCTGCTGGTCGCGCTTCCGGCAGCACACCGTGACCGACTGATGACGCTGGCCCACCAGGTCGGCTTCGACCAGGACGCACGGATCTTCGAGGAAGGGGCCACCGCCGACCGTTTCTGGGTGCTGCGCTCGGGATCGGTCTCGCTCGACCTGCAGGTGCCCGGCCGACGCCGGGTGGCCGTGGCGACGCTCGGGCCCGGCGACCTGCTCGGCTGGTCATGGCTGTTCCCGCCCTACAAGTGGGATTTCGGGGCGGAGGCGTTCAGCCCGGTACGCGCCTACGAGTTCGAGGGAGCCGCGGTACGGGCGCTCTGCGAGGCGGAACCGGCCCTGGGCCTTGAGCTGGTGCGCACCATCACCGAAATCCTCGCCCATCGCCTCGTGGCGACCCGCACCAAACTGATCGACCATATGGCGACGCACCGGACCGCAATGCCTTAG
- a CDS encoding DUF2267 domain-containing protein, whose protein sequence is MKFDEFLAMVRERGEYEDQEEARKITAAVLRVPADRIPPGEAKNLATQLPPPLDRALRSNGEPEGYGREEFLRRVAERTGAHARTAEWDASAVLATVADAVSGGELNQILGQLPSGYATLFGRPGLSR, encoded by the coding sequence ATGAAGTTCGACGAGTTCCTGGCCATGGTGCGTGAGCGCGGCGAGTACGAAGACCAGGAGGAGGCCAGGAAGATCACCGCAGCCGTACTCCGGGTGCCGGCCGACCGCATCCCCCCGGGCGAGGCCAAGAACCTGGCCACGCAACTGCCTCCACCACTGGACCGGGCCCTGCGCAGCAACGGGGAGCCGGAAGGTTACGGCCGGGAAGAGTTCCTGCGCCGGGTGGCCGAGCGCACCGGCGCACATGCTCGCACCGCCGAGTGGGACGCCAGTGCGGTGCTGGCCACCGTCGCCGATGCCGTCTCCGGCGGAGAGCTGAATCAGATCCTCGGTCAGCTGCCCTCGGGCTACGCCACTCTCTTCGGCAGGCCGGGGCTCAGCCGCTGA
- a CDS encoding type III effector protein: MTVDDQPTPRARGLTPTSLLAAAAALDTIHGALRTARTSRDGERPEPGQAGSEQALATLLLLREARDQLAEWEPALIEAAREAGASWADLAHPLGVSSRQAAERRYLRVRPGNPGSTGEQRVRATRDRRAANRTVDAWARGNAADLRQLAGQITALTDLPAAARTPLAELTTALAANDAAALVGPLTDTHAYLASHHPGLAARVDDVAHHTDRLRRHSGDQRRNRV; this comes from the coding sequence ATGACCGTTGACGATCAGCCCACCCCCCGCGCACGCGGTCTCACCCCCACGTCGTTGCTCGCCGCCGCCGCGGCGCTGGACACGATCCACGGAGCCCTGCGCACCGCCCGGACATCGCGGGACGGGGAGCGCCCCGAGCCCGGCCAGGCCGGCTCGGAGCAGGCACTCGCCACGCTCCTGCTGCTCCGCGAAGCGCGCGATCAGCTCGCCGAGTGGGAACCGGCCCTGATCGAAGCGGCCCGGGAGGCGGGCGCCAGCTGGGCCGACCTCGCCCACCCCCTCGGCGTCTCCAGCCGCCAGGCCGCCGAGCGCCGTTACCTGCGCGTACGCCCCGGAAACCCGGGGTCCACGGGCGAGCAGCGGGTACGGGCCACCCGCGACCGCCGCGCCGCCAACCGCACCGTCGACGCCTGGGCCCGCGGCAACGCCGCGGACCTGCGCCAACTCGCCGGTCAGATCACCGCGCTCACCGACCTCCCCGCCGCCGCCCGCACCCCTCTCGCCGAGCTCACCACCGCCCTCGCCGCAAACGACGCGGCCGCCCTCGTCGGCCCCCTGACGGACACGCACGCGTACCTGGCGTCCCACCACCCAGGTCTCGCGGCGCGCGTCGATGACGTCGCCCACCACACCGACCGACTCCGCCGGCACAGCGGCGACCAGCGCCGGAACCGAGTGTGA
- a CDS encoding Hsp20/alpha crystallin family protein: protein MLMRTDPFRELDRLAQQVLNATGTWSQPSAMPMDAYREGDEYVIALDLPGVSTDAIDIDVERNMLTVKAERRPVTKADDVQMELSERPLGVFSRQVMLADTLDTEHIKADYDAGVLTLRIPIAERAKPRKIAIGGGSAHKEISG, encoded by the coding sequence ATGTTGATGCGCACCGACCCGTTCCGTGAGCTTGATCGACTCGCCCAGCAGGTTCTGAACGCGACCGGCACCTGGTCGCAGCCGTCGGCGATGCCGATGGACGCCTACCGTGAGGGCGATGAGTACGTGATCGCCCTCGATCTGCCCGGAGTTTCCACGGACGCGATCGACATCGACGTCGAGCGGAACATGCTGACCGTCAAGGCCGAGCGGCGGCCCGTCACCAAGGCGGACGACGTGCAGATGGAGCTCTCCGAGCGGCCTCTGGGCGTCTTCTCCCGCCAGGTCATGCTGGCCGACACCCTGGACACCGAGCACATCAAGGCGGACTACGACGCGGGTGTGCTGACCCTGCGTATCCCGATCGCCGAGCGCGCCAAGCCCCGCAAGATCGCCATCGGTGGCGGCTCCGCGCACAAGGAGATCAGCGGCTGA
- a CDS encoding DUF2267 domain-containing protein yields MTMRWEAFLDQVKERGEYETTEEAERATRTVLALLGAHLVGDVRAELAARLPENMALILLNPLQAHEPLSPERFVRATAAWIEGATEQTAAWDVGAVLSVAADAAGEELTSRVLLQLPAGYDLLFGHPQRV; encoded by the coding sequence ATGACCATGCGATGGGAGGCGTTCCTCGACCAGGTCAAGGAACGCGGCGAGTACGAGACCACCGAAGAAGCCGAGCGGGCAACCCGCACGGTGCTGGCACTGCTGGGTGCGCACCTGGTGGGCGACGTACGGGCGGAACTGGCCGCCCGGCTGCCGGAGAACATGGCACTCATCCTGCTCAATCCGCTCCAGGCGCACGAGCCGCTCTCCCCCGAGCGGTTCGTACGGGCCACCGCGGCATGGATCGAGGGAGCCACGGAACAGACCGCGGCCTGGGACGTGGGCGCTGTGCTCAGCGTGGCCGCGGACGCCGCGGGCGAAGAGCTCACCAGCCGGGTCCTGCTCCAGCTCCCGGCGGGCTACGACCTGCTGTTCGGCCACCCCCAGCGCGTATAG
- a CDS encoding DUF2267 domain-containing protein produces the protein MIPQQEPCRPAVGMTFEQMLERVRYEGAYPTRARAEESVHAVLGALGRQLTGDERVELAARLPYEAAVTFTSGIPATEPLTGWGFVKDLASRTGGTAATTRWDTGTVLRSVAQLAGEELLTRILARLPSGYALLFGRAELTQAA, from the coding sequence ATGATTCCCCAGCAGGAGCCATGCCGGCCCGCCGTGGGCATGACGTTCGAGCAGATGCTGGAAAGAGTGCGGTACGAAGGCGCGTACCCCACCCGCGCACGGGCCGAGGAATCCGTGCACGCCGTGTTGGGCGCCCTCGGACGCCAGCTCACGGGCGATGAGCGCGTGGAACTCGCGGCCAGGCTGCCGTACGAGGCCGCCGTCACCTTCACATCCGGGATCCCCGCCACCGAACCCCTCACCGGCTGGGGCTTCGTCAAAGACCTGGCGTCCCGCACTGGCGGCACGGCGGCCACCACCCGCTGGGACACCGGTACTGTTTTGCGTTCCGTGGCCCAGCTCGCCGGCGAGGAGCTCCTCACCCGCATCCTCGCCCGACTCCCCTCCGGCTACGCACTGCTCTTCGGCCGCGCCGAGCTCACCCAGGCGGCCTGA
- a CDS encoding STAS domain-containing protein translates to MADSRPDASQYALAVDTTDGQRAVLAFSGVLDAHALRELEELLLDPRLRRAGAWVLEMRAVERIDLACAYAVLRAATSLPETPAVTVRGARRSVQRTLRHAGVDAVVTFEE, encoded by the coding sequence GTGGCAGATTCCCGCCCCGACGCGTCGCAGTACGCGCTGGCAGTCGACACGACCGACGGGCAGCGTGCGGTCCTCGCTTTCTCGGGCGTCCTGGACGCACACGCGCTGCGCGAGCTGGAGGAACTGCTCCTCGACCCGCGGCTGCGGCGGGCCGGGGCGTGGGTGTTGGAGATGCGCGCCGTTGAGCGGATAGATCTCGCGTGCGCCTATGCCGTGCTCCGGGCGGCGACGAGCCTGCCGGAAACCCCCGCCGTCACCGTCCGCGGCGCCCGCCGCAGCGTCCAGCGAACCCTGCGGCACGCCGGCGTCGACGCAGTCGTGACGTTCGAGGAATAG
- a CDS encoding SDR family oxidoreductase yields the protein MADEPDKADENAAPSNPLTQHPQPEFPQQDQAHPGWTGPMAPPPDHGEESYRGSGLLEERKTLITGGDSGIGRAVALAFAREGADVLFTFLPAEEKDAEETTRLVTESGRTAVPMACDIREEKHCRLLIERAVKEFGRIDILVNNAAYQMSQPDGIQDITTEQFDRVMRTNLYAMFWLCKMALPHIPEGGSIINSTSVQAYKAGSHLLDYATTKGAIVTFTQGLAQMLASDGIRVNAVAPGPVWTPLIPATLPDTTTFGKQSPLGRPAQPAEMAPAYVFLASPQAGYITAEIVNATGGTPLP from the coding sequence ATGGCAGACGAGCCCGACAAGGCAGATGAGAACGCGGCCCCGAGCAACCCCCTCACCCAGCACCCACAGCCCGAGTTTCCGCAACAGGACCAGGCACACCCTGGGTGGACAGGGCCGATGGCCCCTCCCCCCGATCACGGCGAGGAGTCCTATCGCGGCAGCGGTCTCCTCGAAGAGCGAAAGACACTGATAACCGGAGGCGACTCCGGCATCGGCCGGGCCGTCGCGCTGGCATTCGCGCGGGAGGGCGCGGATGTGCTGTTCACATTCCTGCCCGCGGAAGAGAAGGATGCGGAGGAGACCACCCGGCTGGTCACCGAATCGGGGCGCACAGCCGTGCCGATGGCCTGCGACATACGCGAGGAAAAACACTGCCGACTGCTGATCGAACGCGCTGTGAAGGAGTTCGGCCGGATCGACATCCTGGTGAACAACGCGGCCTATCAGATGTCGCAGCCGGACGGAATCCAGGACATCACCACCGAACAGTTCGACAGGGTGATGCGCACCAACCTGTACGCCATGTTCTGGCTTTGCAAGATGGCGCTGCCGCACATTCCCGAAGGCGGATCCATCATCAATTCCACTTCTGTGCAGGCATACAAGGCCGGCTCACACCTGCTCGACTACGCGACGACAAAGGGAGCCATCGTCACCTTCACCCAGGGACTGGCGCAGATGCTGGCTTCCGACGGCATCCGGGTCAACGCAGTCGCCCCCGGCCCGGTCTGGACGCCCCTGATTCCGGCAACGCTGCCGGACACCACCACCTTCGGTAAGCAATCCCCTTTGGGACGCCCCGCGCAGCCCGCGGAAATGGCACCCGCCTACGTCTTTCTCGCCTCCCCGCAGGCCGGCTACATCACCGCCGAGATCGTCAACGCCACCGGTGGAACCCCTTTGCCCTGA